The following coding sequences lie in one Hydrogenophaga sp. PBL-H3 genomic window:
- the mreC gene encoding rod shape-determining protein MreC has product MPLGTLDRTPPPFFKQGPSALSKLVVFSALALFLMVADLRFEVARPVRASIAAALYPAQWLVLQPVQALAGVGGYFTSLHKAQQSEGEALKRLATQADRNLQLEQMQLENQRLRALLAMRERTGTQAMGAQVLYDAADPYSRKIVIDRGQTQGVQAGSPVIDESGVLGQVTRVYPLVSEVSLLIDRDMAIPVLNTRTGVRSVAYGQPSTKGDGMELRYTLASADIAQGDLLTTSGVDGVYPPGLPVGRVTLVERQAESSFSRIEAEPLAQVQGTLHVLVLTPAGATLPPSPVSEPTRAASPIDRPGVRSNAP; this is encoded by the coding sequence ATGCCACTGGGCACCCTGGACCGCACCCCGCCCCCCTTCTTCAAGCAGGGGCCATCGGCCCTGTCCAAGCTGGTGGTGTTCAGCGCGCTGGCGCTCTTTCTGATGGTGGCCGACCTGCGTTTTGAAGTGGCACGCCCGGTGCGCGCGTCGATCGCAGCGGCCTTGTACCCTGCGCAGTGGCTGGTGCTGCAACCAGTGCAGGCCCTCGCAGGTGTGGGCGGGTATTTCACGTCGCTGCACAAGGCTCAGCAAAGCGAAGGCGAAGCGCTCAAGCGGCTGGCCACGCAGGCCGACCGCAACCTGCAGCTGGAGCAGATGCAGCTGGAAAACCAGCGCCTGCGCGCGCTGCTGGCCATGCGCGAACGCACCGGCACCCAGGCCATGGGCGCACAGGTGCTCTACGATGCAGCCGATCCCTATTCGCGCAAGATCGTGATCGACCGTGGCCAGACGCAGGGCGTGCAGGCGGGCTCGCCCGTGATCGATGAGAGCGGTGTGCTCGGTCAGGTCACGCGTGTGTACCCGCTGGTGTCCGAGGTGAGCCTGCTGATCGACCGCGACATGGCCATCCCCGTGCTGAACACCCGCACCGGCGTTCGCAGCGTGGCCTATGGCCAACCCTCCACCAAGGGCGACGGCATGGAGCTGCGCTACACGCTGGCCAGCGCCGACATTGCCCAGGGCGACTTGCTCACCACCAGCGGCGTGGATGGCGTGTACCCGCCGGGCCTGCCTGTGGGGCGCGTGACGTTGGTGGAGCGCCAGGCCGAATCGTCCTTTTCACGCATCGAAGCGGAGCCACTGGCCCAGGTGCAGGGCACGCTGCATGTGCTGGTGCTCACGCCGGCCGGTGCCACGCTGCCACCCTCACCGGTGTCCGAGCCGACCCGCGCGGCCAGCCCGATCGATCGCCCGGGCGTGCGGAGCAACGCGCCATGA